The sequence GCGTTGCTGATTAGGTTCTGAAACAGTTCGACTAAGAAACCTTCGTGACCGTGGACAGTACCGAGCTCTCCGATCTGGATCTCGGGTTCGGTTTCTTGGATCGTTTGCGAAAGATTCTGAAGTGCGGTTCGCACGCAGTCGTTGAGATCAATCTCTGCAAATTCCAGTTCGGATTGACCCACTCGCGAAAGCGTCAAAATATCGTCGATGAGCGTTTTCATTCGACCAACGCCCTCCACGATGTGCCTCAGGTAGCCTTGTCCTTTTTCGTCGAGCGAGTTGGTGTGCCGTTGCTGGAGAAGTTGACTGAATCCAGTGATCGCTCGCAGGGGTTCTTGAAGGTCGTGCGATGCTGCGAAGGCGAAGCGTTGGAGTTCCTGATTGCTTTCTTGAAGCTCGTGTTCATATTTCTTGCTGTCTTCAATGTTGAAGATGGTTCCTGCTGTTCGGATCGGGGTTCCGTCGTGATCAAACAGCGTGTGGGCATGCGTTCGAAACCATCTATAGCGATCTTTGTTGTCGAGCATGCGAAATTCCACGCTAAAAGGTTTGCGCGTTTGCTGCTGGTTCGCCAGCCTTTCTTCGAAAACCGCCATGTCATCGGCGTGAATTCGATCACGGCTGGCTTTTATGTTTTCGGGGAACGAATCCGTGTCATTCCCCGCGAACCCCAGCATTTCTCTGAATTTCGGTGCGTACTGGACCTCATCGGTTTGGCGATTCCAGTTCCAAATTCCGCCGCTTTGACCGAGCAGTTCGATGTAAACAACTTGGTTTTGTAGGTTCTTAATGTGTTGGCGGACGTTCAAGGTCGCCAGCGTGATCGCAGTGCCCAGACCGAGGACGACGTTGAGGATCATCAGCATCCGAGTGAGTCGTTCTAGGCGGCCAGCTTCAGCTCGATAGGCTCCATTGAGCGAATCGACAGCTGTTTGCAGTTCGTTCAAAGTGGGCGCATCATCAAAGCGAACTGCATCGTCGATTTCACGCGCGGACGCGTTATTGCTGGCCATTTCATGAACAATTTGCAGTTGATCGGAATACTCCGCGACCATGCGCCGAGTTTCCGGTAGTGGCCTGCCTTGGATGGGGCCCTGGTCAATCTGCTCCAATTCGAGAATCAGCCCAAACGCAGTTTCAGCGTTCTGGATCGCGTCTTCGTAGTACTGGGACTCGGTCGGACGAAGGACATAGTTTTTGAAGTTGTGAATGAGCCCGCCGTATCCAATTTCACGTTCCAGCCGTTCGGTCGTGTCAATCGCTCGTGCTGCATTCTCGTTGACGTGCTGGCGTTGTTGATCGGCCGAAATCATGAACCAACTGATGACGGTTACGGCAGCAATGCATAAGCCAATGCATAGAACGAGCGTGGAAGTACGCATTGAGATTTCTTTTGCGTGTTGTTTGTGCCGAACAGTGGCATTTTGCTGCTAATTGCGGGGAAACGCAAGGGATTGTTGCAGACGCGACAGCGGACATCGTTCGTGTACTTGGTTGCTTTCATGCCGGGGCATGATTCACCTGCACGCGATTCCTGATACAGATGCGCAAATTTCGCGCAATGCTAAAGCTGGCAACGTCCAGCGTGCCGACTTGTTTCGGCCGTTCCGATATCCACCTGGGCTTGGGGGCAAGGAAATTCCAACGAGAATGTCGCCAAATGGGCTGTTGATGGTTGGCTTTGCGTCAGGAGTCTATGCGGATTACGTATGTTTGGCGACCCTTGCAGTTGCGGTTGGCTGCAGCTTGGGGCCAGGTGCAGGGAGTTGGTCATCTCGTTTGGGAAAATCGCAGTGGGGCTGGTCAGCGACCGACGTTCCATCGCATCAATGCGTTCAACATGGTCTTGTTGAAAGAAGTCAGGCGAGTGCGGTTGTATTGATCGCCAAGCTTGCGGATCGCCTCGGCTTGTGTCGGATAAGGATGGATCGCGTTGGCGATCGCACCCAGCCCCACGTTGTTGTTCATTGCAATGGTGATTTCCGAGATCATGTCGCCGGCGTTTTTGGCGACGATCGTCGCGCCAATGATTTTGTCAGTGCCCTTTTTCGTGTGAATCCTGACGAATCCCTCTTCGTCGCCCTCGAGGATGGCCCGATCAACTTCGTCGAAGTGTTGGATGTACGTGTCGATATCGATGCCCGCGTCCTTGGCGTCTTGTTCGTACATGCCGACATGAGCAATCTCAGGGCTGGTGTAGGTTGCCCAAGGGATGATCAGGTCGCTTGCTTTCTTCTTCCCAAATGGCCCGATCGCGAAAAGCGAATTCTGAATCACAATCCGAGCCAAGAAGTCCGCCACGTGAGTGAATTGATACTTGGATGCAACGTCGCCCGCCGCGAAAATGTTGGGGTTGGTGGTTTGAAGGTTGTCGTTGACATCCACACCGTTCTTGTCAAATTTGACTCCAACGGCATCGAGGTTGAGCTTCTCCACGTTCGGTGCCCGTCCCACGGCGACGAGCAACTGATCGACCGGTTGGTCGTAGTGCTGGCCATGTGAGTCGACCGTCAAACGGATTCCACCATCGTTTTTGATTTCGAGATCGTGCCCACAACAAAGCAACTGAACACCATCCGCCAGCATCGCTTTTTGAACGATGTCAGCGGCTTCGCGATCTTCTTTGGGGAGAATTCCATGCTGGGACTCAATCAGGAAGACTTCCGATCCTAGCTGGGCAAACGATTGAGCCATCTCACAGCCAATCGGTCCGGCCCCAATGATTCCAATTCGTTTTGGAAGTTCGGTCAGCGAGAAAAAGGATTCGTTGGTTAGGTAGTCGACTTGGTCCAGACCCTTGATCGGTGGAGCGGCGGCGCGGGCTCCCGTTGCGATCACCGCTCTTTTGAATGGAAGGCGTGTTCCCGCGACATCGATTGTTTGCGAGTCCAGAAAGCTGGCCTGTCCGAAGTAGACGTCGACGCCGAGATCTTGGAAGCGTTTGGCAGAGTCATTGTGACTGATCTTCGCACGTAGCTCTCGCATGCGACTCATCACGCCATCGAAATCGACTTCAACACCATCGGGCACGTTGACCGAAAAGTCCGACGCGTTTTTGACGGTCGCTGCGACGCGCGCGGCGCTGATGACGCCCTTGGATGGAACACATCCGACGTTCAGGCAATCGCCTCCCATTAAGTCTCGTTCAATGATCGCGACCCGGGCGCCCAACCCGGCCGCTCCCGCTGCGGTGACCAAGCCAGCTGTTCCGGCTCCGATGACGACCAAATGATATGGTTGGTCGGGAGTTGGGTTTTTCCAGTTGGTTGGGTGGACGTTGGCTTCCAGTTGTTGGTTGTGTTCATCACGGGGAAGCAGAGCGTTCATGGGGGAGCCAGATCGGAGAGAAGAGCTTCGGAGTAGGAGCGTGGTCGTTTGATCGAGTCGATCTATCGAGGTTGTCGATTCAGGTTCGAGTTGAGTGACCAGTCGTATGGCAACCAGGTGATGGTCGGCGTTTGATCGGAATCGATGGAACGCTGCAACGGTTGTGAATAAGAGGCCGCGAAACGCGGGATGGATTCAGCCGCCTGCGTGAAGTCGTCGCCGTACCAGTCATAGAGTTTGGTCAAGCGGAGTTCGTTGTCGCCATTGAGATACTCAAACCAAGTGGCATGGTCATGGACAATCTGGGTTTGATCCTCCAGTTGTTCGTCCAGGCGATCTGCGTCGTAGGCTTCGCGTCTGAGCGGCGGGCATCCGACCGCGGCACACACCAATGCGAAGTGAATGCGTGGTTCTTTGAAGTGTGGTCGGATTTGTTCATGTTCGATCTGGTTGAGGCTCCATGTGTTGCCGCCGATGTTCCATCGAACGGCGTCCCAGCGATCGGCGGCGGGAATGTCTTTGATGGACTGGACGGGGTAGTGATCCAAGATCAATTTCAATGTCGATGCGTTGTAGCCATTGAGGAGCAAGGCAAGCTTTTCGTCGCGGCCGAGCTTGTCCCAAGGTGCGGAAGCAACGACGCTCAAGTACCGGTCAAGCTTTCCGGTGTCGTCTCGCAAGGCTTCGTAGTTCACCCAGCCGCCTTCTTGAACGTGCGACGCCAGTAGCTCGCTTAGCAACGAATGATCGATTGAGGGTCCGGCGGGATTGACGTCATGAGATTCGGTTGACTCGACCGCCGGTGGACCGAACCAGCCCGTCACTGTTTGTTTGATTCGTTCGGAGTTCATCGACACGTAGGTGGCGAACAAGACCGATGCCAAGGCGAGACCCGCCAGAGCGAACGTACGGCGGGTGTTAGGATCTTCAGTTGGTTTGGGCTCGTTCAGTGTCTCTGTATCGTCGCGCTGATCCTGGTCGACTTGTTCGTTCAGTTTGCGACTGGCCAAGCGAGTGACATAAATGGTGACCGCAATGGTTGCCAACAATCCGACGGCGAGCATCGCCCATTCCGCAGGTGTGCGTTCGCGGTCAGCACTGACCGCTGCTCCCGTGATGTGCCCCAAGTAGACGTACAGAAACGTGGCAGGCAGCATCGCCAGCCAACTGGTGAAAACGTATGGCCAGAAACGAATCGGAGTCAGGCCGTACAAGTAGTTTTGTAAGTTGAAAGGCAAAGCCGGTGACAATCGAAGCAGCCCAACGATCTTCCACCCGCCTTCTTCGATCGCTCGATCAATGGCGGCGAAGCGACGGTTGTCTTCGGCGAGCTTGGCAACTTTCTCTCGGGCCACATACCGAGAGATCAAAAACGCCAATGCGGCTCCCACGGTGGAACCAATTGAAACCACGATGGTTCCGACAGCCAATCCAAAAATGGCTCCCGCGGCAAGCGTCAAGATGGTGCCAGGCACAAACAGAATTGTCGCCACGATGTACAGCAGCACGAGAACGATTGGGCCCCACCAACCCAGGCCTCCGATCCATTCGTTCATTGCCGATGTGACAAGGTTGATCGGAAGCGTGCGGAAGATCACCAGCACCGCGATCAGGATTGCCGCGACGGATCCCCACCGGATGAACTGGTTGAGTTTCGCGATGGAGGTCTCGGTGGGCATGGTGTTGTCTCAATGGTGGACGTTGCGAAGGGCTCCCGAGCTAGAAGCAGTCAAGACGATGTACCGCACCATGAACGTCCGAGCGATTTTAACATCGTGGAGGGCATCGAAGTTGCCGTTCCAAATCACATCGCCTCGGTTGATCGCGATCCGATTCACGCCGACAATGCAGTTGAGAAGGACCCAATTTCGCGAGTCGGTTCGGCGGCCGGTGATAAGCTTCGGCGGAGGCTTGTTGGAATAGTGAACCCGCCGTCGCATCCGCCATTTGATTTCCAACTGAGCTCGGACTTCGGCGTTCAACATTGCTTTGAGGGCATGCCCGACGATGTGTTTTTCTTGCGGAGTCTCCAAGCCAGTTTTCTGAAACGTTTCTCGGATGGCCGGCTGGTCTATTGCGATGCCTTTGGTCGGCAAGATCGCTTTGCGTGATCGCTGCACACGAATGCGATCCAGGAACGTCGTGTAGATGCGATTCACAACCAGTGCAGAAAACCTATGATGTGGTGCGACGTCGCAAATCAACGTTGTCGTAAAGCTGCATGCCGACCGCGTGTGATGAAGTCAGAGGTTGAGCCACGGTGCCGCCAAACCGAGCTTCGGTCACATACACGGGGCGTCCATGGATCAGGCAAAACACGGAGCCGCATACTCGGGACTCGGTGTCCGGTTCGTCCACGTAGCCAAAGCAAAAGCCACCCGAGAAGCTCACGTTCCCGAAGTTCAGGCGTCGACCATCGCCGTCCTCGGCCAGAGCCACGCATTCTTTGCAGATGTACCAAGGGTAGCGAAGAAAGACGCGTTGTTTGGAACCACAAACAGGGCAATGGTGGTCGGGCAGTTCTTTCGCGGGCAGCTCTGATTTCATGTCACGATTTCTCTAAATTGGCGATTCAAAATGTGGAGGCGTCGGCGATCCGAATGATTGCAGATCAGCTAGTTGCTTTGGGATCATTTACGCAAGAAAGACTGGTTGACATATCGTGACATGGCGATACAATGATTTGTTGAGCCATCGAGGAAACTGGCCGGCAATGAAAATGACATCACTGACTGATGTTGGTTGATCAGAGGGCCGTTTGGCCATGTTAACTCAGCGAGCATCGCGTCCAACACGCATCAAAATTAGTTTTCCTGTGACCTTTGGAGAAGAGTGATGAGTAAGACACAAACGATTGAGAACTTGCAAAAAGCATTGGGCATGGAACTGACCGCGACGCACCAGTACCAGTTGCACGCCTGTGTGCTGGACGACTGGGGAATGGGGCTGTTGGCTTCCAAGATGCGTGAAGAATTGCATGAGGAATTGGGGCATTCGGAAGACTTCTTGAACCGAATCTTGTTCTTGAAAGGGAATCCCAACTTGACGATGCAGAAAACGCCTGTTCAGGCAAAGACTCTCAAAGAGATGTTCGAATCTGACTTGGCGGATGAGCAAGAAGCCATCGACTTCTACACCACCGCATCGATTCAAGCGAGCGAAGACCGAGACATCGGGACTCGCCAGTTGTTCGAACGCATTGCCGTGGACGAAGAAGGTCACGCTGGTTGGTTGGAATTGCAACTGGATCTGCTGGAACGAATGGGCGAACCCGCCTACATCGCGAAGCACATGCCCGCGAATTCAGACGAATAGGCTGCTGTTGGCTTTTGACTGAGATGTTTTTCCAGCACGAACTTTGAAATAGGAACGATTCAATGAACCGAATGATTGGCTTGATGACGTTTGGGTGTTTGTCGTTCCTAGTGAGCCTGCCAGGGTTCACGCAAGAGAATTCCAGCGATGCTCAGTCAGAAGTCCAGCGAGGGTCAGGCTTTGGCCGTGGGCCGCGAGCCGGACGTGGACCGGAAAGTGGTCGGGGCTTTGGTCGAGGCCGTGGGATGAGGAACGGCCAGCGACATGGGGTGGAAGAAAATGGAGCGGGAGGAAACGGGCCGACGGCCGAACAGGTTGGCCATGATGACCGGCACGATGCTGACCATGAAGTGTTTCAGTTCCTGCTTCAAAACCATGATGCGATTCGGCGAACGGTCAAAGAGTTGCCTGCCGGCGTCGAAACGGTGACCGAATCGGATGATCCGAAGATTGCCGAGGCGATTCAGGAGCACGTCGAGTGGATGGAATATCGGATCGAAGAGACCAATCCGATTCGCATGCGAGATCCGTTGTTTGCGGAGATCTTTCGTCACACTGACAAGATCAAAATGGTTCACGAGAACACCGACAAAGGTGTTCGTGTGACAGAAACCTCCGACGACGCCTACGTGGTGAAGTTGATTCAAGCTCACGCGAAAGCTGTTTCTGGTTTTGTCGAGCGGGGATTCGCCGAAGCCATGAAGAATCATCCGGTTCCCAAGAGGTCCAGCGACGCAGCGGGTGATGAAAAGCAAACGTTTGAAGCAACCACACCGGTGATCGAAGGTGTCGGAAAGGTCGTGAGACTGCCAAACGCGGTTCAACAACCGAAGGTTGGGGCGAAGTTGCTGGTGGATTTAACCAGCGGTGCCGAACCCGGCAAACTCAATCCCGGGCTGGAGAAAGTTGCGAAGTATCTGAACATCTACGCGGGTGCGGGTGAACTTCCGACGGAAGTTCAAATTGCGGTGGTCCTCCATGGTGGAGCGACGTTGACGGTACTGAACTCCGATGCCTACGTGGCGAAGTTTGGCACAGAGACCAACCCGAACCTGGAACTGATGCATCAATTGCACGAGGCCGGAGTGGATTTGTATGTGTGCGGCCAATCGTTGACTGCATCCGGAG is a genomic window of Rhodopirellula bahusiensis containing:
- a CDS encoding sensor histidine kinase, whose translation is MISADQQRQHVNENAARAIDTTERLEREIGYGGLIHNFKNYVLRPTESQYYEDAIQNAETAFGLILELEQIDQGPIQGRPLPETRRMVAEYSDQLQIVHEMASNNASAREIDDAVRFDDAPTLNELQTAVDSLNGAYRAEAGRLERLTRMLMILNVVLGLGTAITLATLNVRQHIKNLQNQVVYIELLGQSGGIWNWNRQTDEVQYAPKFREMLGFAGNDTDSFPENIKASRDRIHADDMAVFEERLANQQQTRKPFSVEFRMLDNKDRYRWFRTHAHTLFDHDGTPIRTAGTIFNIEDSKKYEHELQESNQELQRFAFAASHDLQEPLRAITGFSQLLQQRHTNSLDEKGQGYLRHIVEGVGRMKTLIDDILTLSRVGQSELEFAEIDLNDCVRTALQNLSQTIQETEPEIQIGELGTVHGHEGFLVELFQNLISNAIKFRKAGQTAKINIDSRSDGSRLNITVADQGIGISKSHHAQVFELFKRLHRREQIPGTGIGLALCKRIVERHHGTISLLSEQGEGATFRVSLPIATKTESSAQEAQHAKPRETHRHPAGRR
- a CDS encoding mercuric reductase translates to MNALLPRDEHNQQLEANVHPTNWKNPTPDQPYHLVVIGAGTAGLVTAAGAAGLGARVAIIERDLMGGDCLNVGCVPSKGVISAARVAATVKNASDFSVNVPDGVEVDFDGVMSRMRELRAKISHNDSAKRFQDLGVDVYFGQASFLDSQTIDVAGTRLPFKRAVIATGARAAAPPIKGLDQVDYLTNESFFSLTELPKRIGIIGAGPIGCEMAQSFAQLGSEVFLIESQHGILPKEDREAADIVQKAMLADGVQLLCCGHDLEIKNDGGIRLTVDSHGQHYDQPVDQLLVAVGRAPNVEKLNLDAVGVKFDKNGVDVNDNLQTTNPNIFAAGDVASKYQFTHVADFLARIVIQNSLFAIGPFGKKKASDLIIPWATYTSPEIAHVGMYEQDAKDAGIDIDTYIQHFDEVDRAILEGDEEGFVRIHTKKGTDKIIGATIVAKNAGDMISEITIAMNNNVGLGAIANAIHPYPTQAEAIRKLGDQYNRTRLTSFNKTMLNALMRWNVGR
- a CDS encoding VTT domain-containing protein, whose amino-acid sequence is MPTETSIAKLNQFIRWGSVAAILIAVLVIFRTLPINLVTSAMNEWIGGLGWWGPIVLVLLYIVATILFVPGTILTLAAGAIFGLAVGTIVVSIGSTVGAALAFLISRYVAREKVAKLAEDNRRFAAIDRAIEEGGWKIVGLLRLSPALPFNLQNYLYGLTPIRFWPYVFTSWLAMLPATFLYVYLGHITGAAVSADRERTPAEWAMLAVGLLATIAVTIYVTRLASRKLNEQVDQDQRDDTETLNEPKPTEDPNTRRTFALAGLALASVLFATYVSMNSERIKQTVTGWFGPPAVESTESHDVNPAGPSIDHSLLSELLASHVQEGGWVNYEALRDDTGKLDRYLSVVASAPWDKLGRDEKLALLLNGYNASTLKLILDHYPVQSIKDIPAADRWDAVRWNIGGNTWSLNQIEHEQIRPHFKEPRIHFALVCAAVGCPPLRREAYDADRLDEQLEDQTQIVHDHATWFEYLNGDNELRLTKLYDWYGDDFTQAAESIPRFAASYSQPLQRSIDSDQTPTITWLPYDWSLNSNLNRQPR
- a CDS encoding ADP-ribosylglycohydrolase, which produces MKSELPAKELPDHHCPVCGSKQRVFLRYPWYICKECVALAEDGDGRRLNFGNVSFSGGFCFGYVDEPDTESRVCGSVFCLIHGRPVYVTEARFGGTVAQPLTSSHAVGMQLYDNVDLRRRTTS
- a CDS encoding bacterioferritin, translated to MSKTQTIENLQKALGMELTATHQYQLHACVLDDWGMGLLASKMREELHEELGHSEDFLNRILFLKGNPNLTMQKTPVQAKTLKEMFESDLADEQEAIDFYTTASIQASEDRDIGTRQLFERIAVDEEGHAGWLELQLDLLERMGEPAYIAKHMPANSDE
- a CDS encoding DsrE family protein, whose translation is MNRMIGLMTFGCLSFLVSLPGFTQENSSDAQSEVQRGSGFGRGPRAGRGPESGRGFGRGRGMRNGQRHGVEENGAGGNGPTAEQVGHDDRHDADHEVFQFLLQNHDAIRRTVKELPAGVETVTESDDPKIAEAIQEHVEWMEYRIEETNPIRMRDPLFAEIFRHTDKIKMVHENTDKGVRVTETSDDAYVVKLIQAHAKAVSGFVERGFAEAMKNHPVPKRSSDAAGDEKQTFEATTPVIEGVGKVVRLPNAVQQPKVGAKLLVDLTSGAEPGKLNPGLEKVAKYLNIYAGAGELPTEVQIAVVLHGGATLTVLNSDAYVAKFGTETNPNLELMHQLHEAGVDLYVCGQSLTASGAKPDEVVVFVDTAVSALTAVVNLQSDGFAYVPVSR